A window of Sphingorhabdus lacus contains these coding sequences:
- a CDS encoding AI-2E family transporter: MNDAVAAKPRKARAPRKAEAPATDTFREEVGPTELYDPLVRSELKKAAVWIGMATLVVALIWLAQPILLIIGGLVLAAMFDGGARLLGRVLPIPRGFRLTIVVLAVFGFIYWTFVFTGSELASQAASLQAIVEKQIETIGNQIAAAGFNISADDVKGFGTQILNSVGRVTAAVSSVVGTLTNMAMMLVLAIFIAAEPRMYERGVAWMLPLAEREHFYGTAEKIGRVLRRLMAGRLLGMAVEGFGTWILLSLGGVPMAALLGILTGLLAFLPNIGAIVSGALIILVGFSAGVDVGLYAIFVYFVVQMVDGYLIVPMVAKRAVDLAPALVLGAQILFGALFGVLGLALADPIIAMIKVALERQSERNEARAIRQGP, encoded by the coding sequence ATGAATGACGCTGTCGCCGCAAAGCCGCGCAAAGCCCGCGCGCCGCGCAAGGCGGAAGCACCAGCCACCGACACCTTTCGCGAAGAGGTCGGGCCAACCGAACTATATGATCCGCTCGTCCGCAGCGAGTTGAAGAAGGCAGCCGTGTGGATCGGCATGGCAACTTTGGTTGTCGCGCTGATCTGGCTGGCACAGCCCATATTGCTGATTATCGGCGGGCTTGTTTTGGCCGCCATGTTTGATGGCGGCGCGCGGCTGTTAGGCCGGGTTCTGCCTATTCCGCGCGGTTTTCGCCTGACAATCGTCGTGCTCGCCGTATTCGGCTTCATTTACTGGACCTTTGTTTTCACGGGGTCCGAACTGGCATCGCAAGCGGCCAGTCTCCAGGCGATTGTCGAAAAGCAAATCGAGACCATCGGCAACCAGATTGCAGCGGCAGGCTTCAACATCTCGGCCGACGATGTCAAAGGTTTCGGCACGCAGATTTTGAACTCGGTCGGGCGCGTGACGGCCGCCGTATCTTCGGTTGTCGGTACGCTGACCAACATGGCCATGATGCTGGTGCTCGCCATCTTTATTGCTGCGGAGCCTCGGATGTACGAACGCGGTGTAGCGTGGATGTTGCCACTTGCCGAACGCGAGCATTTCTATGGGACTGCCGAGAAGATCGGGCGTGTGCTGCGCCGGCTGATGGCCGGACGCTTGCTCGGCATGGCGGTCGAAGGTTTCGGCACGTGGATCCTGTTAAGCCTCGGCGGCGTGCCTATGGCCGCGTTGCTGGGCATACTTACCGGCTTGCTGGCGTTTCTTCCGAATATCGGTGCCATCGTATCGGGCGCCCTCATCATACTCGTCGGCTTTTCCGCAGGGGTTGATGTCGGCCTTTATGCCATTTTCGTCTATTTCGTGGTGCAGATGGTGGATGGATATCTGATTGTCCCGATGGTCGCCAAGCGTGCGGTCGATCTTGCGCCGGCGCTGGTATTGGGAGCCCAGATATTGTTCGGTGCCTTATTCGGCGTGTTGGGACTCGCACTTGCCGATCCTATCATCGCGATGATTAAGGTTGCGCTCGAACGGCAATCGGAACGGAACGAGGCGCGGGCTATCCGCCAAGGGCCGTGA
- a CDS encoding TIGR01244 family sulfur transferase encodes MFRKLTDIIYVAPQIGVADVSEAAALGVTLIINNRPEDESADQTPGADVEAAANAAGLAYVAIPVTHAGFAEWQVTAMADALEKAEGKVLAYCRSGTRSTLLWALARASRGDHPAVLSEQAADAGYDLSPVTAMMDMVRGRAS; translated from the coding sequence ATGTTCAGAAAATTGACCGATATAATCTATGTAGCCCCGCAAATTGGCGTCGCCGACGTCAGCGAAGCGGCGGCTTTGGGCGTTACCCTTATCATCAACAACCGGCCGGAGGATGAGTCTGCCGACCAGACACCCGGTGCCGACGTCGAAGCCGCTGCCAATGCGGCAGGGCTTGCCTATGTAGCGATCCCGGTGACACATGCAGGTTTTGCCGAATGGCAGGTCACCGCCATGGCGGATGCGCTGGAAAAGGCCGAAGGCAAGGTGCTTGCTTATTGCCGGTCCGGCACGCGTTCAACTTTGCTATGGGCCCTCGCCCGGGCGTCCCGCGGCGACCATCCCGCCGTCTTGAGCGAACAGGCGGCGGATGCAGGATATGATCTGTCGCCCGTGACGGCGATGATGGATATGGTCCGCGGTCGCGCTTCATGA
- the acpS gene encoding holo-ACP synthase, producing MIIGLGSDLCNIERIANSLERFGERFEKRVFTDVERAKAAKRPFTKPGTYAKRFAAKEAFSKAVGTGFKRGVFMKDIGVVNAPSGAPTLALSGGAKARLDAMIPSGYEAHIHLTLTDDHPWAQAFVIIEALPAQKV from the coding sequence TTGATAATCGGCCTGGGATCCGATCTGTGCAATATTGAGCGTATCGCCAATTCGCTTGAGCGGTTCGGTGAACGATTTGAAAAACGGGTCTTTACCGACGTCGAACGCGCCAAGGCGGCAAAGCGTCCGTTCACCAAGCCCGGCACCTACGCCAAGCGCTTCGCGGCCAAAGAGGCTTTTTCCAAAGCCGTGGGCACAGGGTTCAAACGCGGCGTGTTCATGAAAGACATCGGCGTTGTCAATGCACCATCGGGCGCACCAACTTTGGCGCTTTCGGGTGGAGCAAAAGCGCGGCTCGACGCAATGATTCCAAGCGGCTATGAAGCGCATATTCATCTGACGCTCACCGATGACCATCCATGGGCGCAGGCATTTGTAATCATAGAGGCGCTTCCAGCACAAAAGGTATGA
- a CDS encoding pyridoxine 5'-phosphate synthase: MTAPLRLGVNIDHVATIRNARGGDHPDPVRAAEIIAHVGGDGITAHLREDRRHIRDADIERIMAATSLPLNLEMAATEEMLAIALRHRPHAACIVPEKREERTTEGGLDAAGLHNQLAPMVTRLREANIRVSLFIEPDTRQIDAAIQLKAPVVEFHTGKYAHLLLDGDREGAEAELRRIADAAALAAKNGIESHAGHGLTFDNVQPIAAIPQIAELNIGHYLIGEAIFIGLEESVRKMRMLMDMAR; encoded by the coding sequence CATCCTGACCCCGTCCGCGCGGCCGAAATTATCGCTCATGTTGGCGGCGACGGTATCACAGCGCATTTACGCGAGGACCGACGTCATATTCGCGATGCCGATATTGAACGGATCATGGCGGCGACGAGCCTGCCGCTGAACCTCGAAATGGCCGCAACCGAAGAAATGCTCGCCATTGCCTTGCGCCACAGGCCGCACGCCGCGTGCATCGTGCCCGAAAAGCGCGAGGAGCGCACAACAGAAGGCGGGCTGGATGCGGCCGGTCTGCATAATCAGCTGGCGCCGATGGTGACCCGGTTACGCGAAGCCAACATCCGCGTCAGCCTGTTCATCGAACCCGACACCCGGCAAATTGATGCTGCGATCCAGCTCAAAGCCCCCGTTGTCGAATTCCACACAGGTAAATATGCCCATCTGCTGCTCGATGGCGATCGCGAAGGGGCCGAGGCCGAACTGCGCCGGATTGCAGATGCGGCCGCGCTTGCGGCAAAAAATGGCATCGAATCCCATGCAGGTCATGGTTTGACCTTCGACAATGTCCAGCCCATCGCCGCGATCCCGCAGATCGCCGAACTCAACATTGGTCATTATCTGATCGGTGAAGCCATCTTTATCGGTCTTGAAGAAAGTGTCCGCAAAATGCGTATGCTGATGGATATGGCACGTTGA
- the lepB gene encoding signal peptidase I, protein MSSLTTENSNPATPPASTPEKRSWAASLWAEIKGMFWLLIAVLAFHSFIAKPFYIPSISMMPTLLVGDRLFVSKYPYGWSHVSPTIPNPVAIFRWLVLREEVEALAVPLPESNTRVWGKLPERGDIVILTPKGKYQDWIKRVIGLPGDVVELREGQIFLNGKPVKQDTQPNLILPVDANSPCNDYDFPGRLTREADGKMTCHLPIIRETLPNGVQYDTIDARRRDTDNMGPVKVPAGHVFLMGDNRDNSSDSRVASELGGLGGPVSWDRLGGRAEIITFSVDGSTTLNPATWVSSLRGDRAGTSLRPQKAKPNE, encoded by the coding sequence ATGAGCAGTTTGACAACCGAAAACAGCAATCCCGCCACTCCACCCGCTTCGACACCAGAGAAGCGGAGCTGGGCGGCATCGCTTTGGGCCGAAATCAAGGGTATGTTCTGGCTTCTTATCGCGGTACTCGCTTTCCACAGCTTCATCGCCAAGCCTTTTTACATTCCGTCGATTTCGATGATGCCGACATTGCTTGTGGGCGATCGCCTGTTCGTGTCGAAATATCCCTATGGCTGGAGCCATGTTTCCCCGACTATTCCCAACCCCGTTGCTATATTTCGCTGGCTTGTGCTGCGTGAAGAGGTCGAGGCGCTTGCCGTTCCCCTCCCTGAGAGCAACACACGGGTTTGGGGCAAGTTGCCTGAACGCGGTGATATCGTCATCCTCACCCCCAAGGGCAAATATCAGGACTGGATCAAGCGGGTCATCGGCCTGCCGGGCGATGTGGTCGAGCTGCGTGAGGGGCAAATTTTTCTGAATGGAAAGCCCGTCAAACAGGACACCCAGCCCAATCTGATATTACCGGTGGACGCCAACAGCCCCTGCAATGATTATGATTTTCCCGGCAGACTGACCCGTGAAGCCGATGGCAAAATGACATGTCATCTGCCGATCATTCGCGAAACGCTGCCCAATGGTGTCCAGTATGACACGATCGATGCCCGCCGCCGCGATACGGACAATATGGGGCCGGTTAAGGTTCCGGCGGGTCATGTATTCCTGATGGGTGACAACCGTGACAACAGCTCGGACAGCCGCGTCGCCTCTGAACTGGGGGGTTTAGGCGGCCCTGTTTCCTGGGACCGTCTGGGTGGCCGGGCTGAAATCATCACCTTCTCGGTCGATGGTAGCACCACACTCAATCCCGCGACATGGGTGAGTTCACTTCGGGGCGATCGCGCCGGAACCAGCCTGCGTCCGCAAAAGGCAAAACCGAATGAATGA
- the recQ gene encoding DNA helicase RecQ, which translates to MATAPAPIKAADILHRVFGFPAFRGVQEDVVARVLDGRNSLAVMPTGAGKSLCYQLPAVIMDGTTIVISPLIALMHDQMRAADAVGIRAATLTSADDNRAETMDRFRHGRLDLLYVAPERANSFEFRGLLRESKIALFAIDEAHCVSEWGHDFRPDYRLLRPLMDDFPNVPRLALTATADAHTREDIAEQLGIAPDGIIVSGFDRPNIRYAMNGGGKGGVASLVRSLNGAGIVYAQTRDRTEKIAAQIAATGRTARFYHAGMEPRVRAKAQADFVASEDMIMVATVAFGMGIDKPDVRFVVHAGLPKSIESYYQESGRAGRDGDPAVAHMLWSAGDFTRARERLAELPEERRDAERVRIDALSRLVETHGCRRAILLRHFGEDPPETCGNCDNCLEAPAVKDATELAQKLLSAVFRTGQLFGVGHLEKVLTGKSDERVLKFAHDQLSVFGIVDDQEATSLKPLARALQARGSLVANEHGGLKLAGDARQIMRGEKKVEIALVPTGRKRRERGGGNPLGDPLFDALRAKRRELAEEAGVPPYVIFHDSTLRDMAMLKPRNRSDMALVNGVGARKLDAYGDAFLDVVREFAAIA; encoded by the coding sequence ATGGCCACCGCCCCTGCACCGATCAAAGCTGCCGATATATTGCACCGAGTGTTCGGCTTTCCCGCCTTTCGCGGGGTTCAGGAAGACGTCGTCGCCCGCGTGCTTGACGGTCGGAACAGTCTGGCCGTGATGCCGACGGGTGCAGGCAAGTCGCTCTGCTATCAATTGCCGGCGGTGATCATGGACGGCACAACCATCGTTATTTCCCCGCTCATCGCCCTTATGCATGACCAGATGCGGGCGGCCGATGCGGTTGGTATAAGGGCAGCGACGCTGACTTCGGCGGACGATAATCGCGCCGAAACGATGGACCGCTTCCGGCACGGGCGGCTCGACCTTTTATATGTCGCGCCGGAACGGGCGAACAGCTTCGAATTCCGGGGGCTGCTCCGTGAAAGCAAAATCGCGCTTTTCGCGATTGATGAAGCGCATTGCGTGTCCGAATGGGGGCATGATTTCCGTCCCGACTACCGGCTCTTGCGGCCGTTGATGGATGATTTTCCGAATGTTCCCCGCCTCGCCCTGACCGCGACAGCCGATGCCCATACGCGTGAAGACATTGCCGAACAGCTTGGCATTGCGCCCGACGGGATCATCGTCTCCGGCTTTGACCGGCCCAATATCCGCTATGCCATGAACGGCGGGGGCAAGGGCGGGGTCGCGTCGCTTGTGCGCTCCCTGAATGGTGCGGGCATTGTCTATGCGCAAACGCGGGACCGGACAGAAAAGATTGCAGCGCAGATCGCAGCGACCGGACGAACCGCGCGCTTCTACCATGCAGGAATGGAGCCGCGCGTGCGGGCAAAAGCGCAGGCCGATTTCGTCGCGTCCGAAGATATGATCATGGTCGCCACGGTTGCGTTCGGCATGGGCATCGACAAGCCCGACGTCCGCTTTGTCGTTCATGCAGGGCTGCCGAAATCGATCGAATCCTATTATCAGGAAAGCGGACGTGCCGGGCGTGATGGCGACCCGGCGGTTGCGCATATGCTGTGGTCTGCAGGCGATTTTACGCGCGCGCGCGAACGCCTGGCAGAGCTACCCGAAGAGCGGCGCGATGCGGAGCGGGTGCGTATCGATGCCCTGTCGCGCCTCGTCGAAACCCATGGCTGCCGACGCGCGATCTTGCTGCGGCATTTTGGCGAAGATCCGCCGGAGACCTGCGGCAATTGTGACAATTGTCTGGAGGCTCCCGCTGTCAAAGACGCGACGGAGCTGGCGCAAAAGCTGCTATCTGCTGTCTTTCGTACAGGGCAATTGTTTGGCGTCGGCCATTTGGAAAAGGTGCTGACCGGCAAAAGTGATGAGCGGGTTCTGAAATTCGCGCATGACCAATTGTCTGTGTTCGGCATCGTCGATGACCAGGAAGCAACGTCGCTCAAGCCGTTGGCGCGGGCGTTGCAGGCGCGGGGTAGCCTTGTTGCCAATGAACATGGCGGGCTCAAGCTGGCGGGTGATGCACGCCAGATCATGCGCGGCGAAAAAAAGGTCGAGATTGCGCTTGTGCCAACCGGACGTAAGCGGCGTGAACGCGGTGGCGGCAACCCGCTCGGCGATCCGCTGTTCGACGCGCTGCGCGCAAAGCGGCGGGAACTGGCTGAAGAGGCGGGTGTGCCGCCCTATGTCATATTCCACGATAGCACGTTGCGCGATATGGCGATGCTGAAACCGCGCAACCGGTCGGACATGGCGCTGGTCAACGGAGTCGGCGCACGCAAGCTGGATGCCTATGGCGACGCGTTTCTGGATGTGGTGCGCGAGTTCGCGGCGATCGCATGA
- a CDS encoding ABCB family ABC transporter ATP-binding protein/permease: MPPLETPTDTKPDFAVMRRFLPYLWPKDQFGLRVRIVGALLLVVLSKLVQLSMAWLYGAAVDRMVPGMEDGVAIAIALVAAYAGARFSGVLFDNLRNVVFERVGQDATRRLAENVFGHLHNLSMRFHMNRRTGAVTKVIERGTKSIDIMLYFLLFNIAPTLLELILVSAYFQIEFGWGLVAATWVMVVAYISFTAVITNWRNKLREEMNELDTQTVAKSVDSLLNYETVKYFNAEKREAARYNQVVSQWADAAVKSENSLAILNIGQSLITNLMMAGAMGYVVWGWSQGQFTTGHVVTVNTLLAQLFRPLDMLGMVYRTIRQGLTDMAAMFDLIDTAPEIVDAPGAPSLVIRGGALAFENVQFGYEANRPILKGVSFEIPPGGRLAVVGPSGAGKSTIARLIYRFYDVTGGRITIDGQDIRQITQSSLRSQIGIVPQDTVLFNDTIGYNIGYGREGADQPAIEEAARGAAIHSFINSLPEGYEAKVGERGLKLSGGEKQRVAIARTLLKNPPILILDEATSALDSRTEAEIQSTLDRISVRRTTIIIAHRLSTIVDADRILVLEAGQVAEQGTHFELLAKGGLYAEMWARQQNEVEEEAVTAS, from the coding sequence GTGCCGCCTTTAGAAACTCCGACCGATACCAAACCCGATTTCGCCGTCATGCGGCGGTTCCTGCCCTATTTATGGCCAAAGGACCAATTCGGGCTGCGTGTACGCATCGTCGGCGCTCTTCTTCTAGTCGTTCTTTCCAAGCTTGTGCAGCTGAGCATGGCGTGGCTTTATGGCGCTGCGGTCGACCGCATGGTTCCGGGCATGGAAGATGGCGTTGCCATCGCCATTGCTCTGGTCGCGGCCTATGCAGGGGCGCGTTTTAGCGGCGTATTATTCGACAATTTACGCAATGTCGTTTTCGAACGCGTCGGGCAGGACGCCACGCGCCGACTTGCCGAAAATGTCTTTGGCCATTTGCATAATCTGTCGATGCGGTTCCATATGAACCGGCGGACAGGAGCCGTCACCAAAGTCATTGAGCGCGGTACCAAGAGCATCGATATCATGCTCTATTTCCTGTTGTTCAATATTGCTCCGACGCTGCTCGAGTTGATTCTTGTGTCCGCTTATTTCCAGATTGAATTTGGCTGGGGCCTTGTCGCGGCGACATGGGTGATGGTGGTCGCCTATATCAGTTTTACCGCGGTCATCACGAACTGGCGCAACAAATTGCGCGAGGAGATGAATGAACTGGATACCCAGACGGTCGCCAAATCAGTTGACAGCCTATTGAACTATGAAACCGTCAAATATTTCAACGCTGAAAAGCGTGAGGCCGCCCGCTACAACCAGGTTGTCAGCCAATGGGCCGATGCGGCGGTAAAATCGGAAAATTCGCTGGCTATCCTGAATATCGGCCAATCGCTGATTACAAATCTGATGATGGCAGGTGCCATGGGCTATGTCGTTTGGGGCTGGTCACAGGGGCAGTTTACAACTGGTCATGTTGTGACGGTCAACACGCTGCTCGCGCAACTTTTCCGGCCGCTGGATATGCTCGGAATGGTGTATCGCACCATCCGCCAGGGCCTGACCGATATGGCGGCGATGTTTGATCTGATCGATACAGCGCCGGAAATAGTCGATGCCCCGGGTGCTCCATCGCTGGTCATCAGGGGCGGCGCACTCGCCTTTGAAAATGTGCAATTCGGCTATGAGGCAAATCGCCCGATCCTGAAAGGTGTGAGCTTCGAAATTCCGCCGGGTGGCCGGCTTGCCGTTGTTGGACCATCGGGCGCGGGAAAATCGACGATCGCGCGGCTGATCTATCGCTTTTACGACGTCACCGGTGGACGGATCACGATTGATGGTCAGGACATCCGGCAGATTACGCAAAGCTCGTTGCGTTCCCAAATCGGAATTGTGCCGCAGGACACTGTGCTGTTCAACGACACTATAGGCTATAATATCGGTTATGGCCGCGAAGGAGCCGATCAACCGGCCATCGAGGAGGCCGCCCGCGGTGCCGCGATCCACAGCTTTATCAACTCCCTGCCCGAAGGTTACGAGGCCAAGGTTGGCGAGCGTGGGCTAAAATTGTCCGGGGGCGAAAAGCAGCGTGTGGCTATCGCCCGAACACTCCTCAAAAATCCGCCGATCCTGATCCTCGACGAAGCAACCAGCGCCCTGGACAGCCGGACCGAGGCAGAAATCCAGTCGACGCTCGACCGTATATCGGTACGCCGCACCACGATCATCATCGCACACAGGCTTTCTACAATTGTGGATGCAGACCGCATACTTGTTCTGGAAGCGGGGCAAGTTGCCGAACAAGGCACCCATTTCGAGCTGTTGGCCAAGGGTGGGCTCTATGCCGAGATGTGGGCACGGCAGCAGAATGAGGTCGAAGAGGAAGCGGTTACAGCCAGCTAG